The genomic window ACTACAGAGATAGCAGTGAGAAACTCATGGCCCTGGTTACCAGCAGATTTAGTATTGTAAGCAGGTAAAAGGCGGGAAACAGGCAGTATCAGAATGTAGAGAGAATCAAACACTAAGGGCAGCCTGTTTGAATATAGCACAACTTACTCCTGGGAGTGTTACAATTCTTCAACATCTGACTCTGTCCATATTGAATTACGTTCCACTGCTGGTCATACCTCTATTTTCCCCAAATAgtcacctcctccttctctcaGCATGAAACAGCCTTTGGCTGACTGGGAAAAATGACTTGAAATATTAAGTTACTAAAATCAGAATCCAGATGTCTGGTTCAGCTGGGATGCCAATTCCAATGTCTGTTGTGTCATTTAGCCACTTCTCTACAACTTTTCTTAGTATCTATGATTTAACTATCAACATTTTCACTAGGGAAAGGTTCCTGGGCCTCTTAAAAGAATTCAAAGATAACAGCTAATGAGATTTGCCTCAGCACTATTTCCTGCCACCAGATTTCTGCCCCTGGGGCTAGAATGCTTTCATCaagtggctttatttttttttgccccttCTGTACTCTTCAGTAGTAGAGCAATATGTAGAAAAGCAGTGCCACCTTAGTTGCTCATTGTTAGTTACGCTGATCCAGAAAAGGAGCCATATTCTAAGAAGCTTCTGAGATCATCTGGCATAAAGTAGCTCAAGGCAACAAGAataaatccaggaagcacagtaAAGAATTAACATTTACATGAACAGGTACAAACAGAAGGGGTTTTCCAGAAAAGTCACTATAGCATCAAAGAATTGTGCCACCACCAGAGTATActctttccagaacattttaGATAAGTCAATGCAATCTATCAGATTTTAtactaaaaagacaaaactgacaccaagcaattttttaattaaaaagcatatTCTTAGATTCGGATTCTCATATCCCATAAAAGCTCTACTTTGGGGGGGTAAGGAGAATGGTGGCGATGCACAAACTGATAAACCACTTCTTGCTGTAAAACACTGGAAAGCAGACAACAATGAGTCAAAGTGAGGGCTCTCTCCTGAACAAGAAAACGAAATGTATTATTAGCATACGGTCTATCCCTTTAAGATGGTAAGGGCCATTCTGGGTATCTGTAGGCAGCTGATTTAACCCTgtgatttttcaaatgcttaGTCAAACCGTCATAATTTTAGAACAGTTCAGCAACCACCTGGAATTAAGTATGTTTAAGTCTAAACCCCTCTAAAACAACTTCAGTATTGAAACTCAAAACAGACTAAAAACTTTCGTGATAAAGGTAAAAGTTATATTATTCAAGAGCTTTGGTTAAAAGAAATAGCCCACTAGTTTATCTGCAACTCCAATCCAGATTTTTTAAAGGCCTCTGGAGTTTATGGAAACTTttcatttgctaattttttttagcagttgAACAAATGTGGAAGGGACAAAACCAGAGCATCAATGTCAGAAAGCAGCAGTATTTTTGATTCCTCTCCCACACCTCAAAACACCTCACATACTAAtacaagaataagtaaacaaaaaagaaaaagctttagaAGTATGTGCAACTGACAATGCAttctgaagatttctttttccatttcttaatcagttttttaaaaagacaattcacAGCCCCCTTTAAGACTCCCTCTGTAAAAAGATCTGGTTTCTCATACTTTCTGAGTCCACATAACGAAGTGGCTTGCTAGCAAAGCACACAAGATAAAAGTCTGAAAAGGTGGATACCACAGATTTGACCTAGAATCAAGTTTCCTCCCTGCCGTTCCAGGTATCTTCTTTCCACACTTCAGCATTAGCAGACAAGGATAAGCAACAATGGTTACCTCCAAGATCACCAAATCCATCTTTCCAAAGGCACAAAGTATTTGtaggagttaaaaacaaaacaaaacaaataaacaaaaaaccctgatGGTATAGCTCAATAGAGTACTCTTGTGTAAAGCATTAAAAGCATCAGCCTCTTTTATTTTGTGACAAGTTTATTGAACAGTATTGAAGACTTCATCTTTATAAACAAAAACCTCTGCTGAATGATGCCAAGGCAGTATTTGCTGGCAATGTTGTGGCCATACTGGCAATGAATCGTTTTATTGTGTTTGGTTTCTAAAGCTTGGACTACTGTAGAACTGCCGGTAAAACTACTTAAATGTGGTAATTTTGCAAGAGTGGGAAAGTTTTAAAAGTGATCACTGCCAGGAATTCTTACAGAAGATTTAACTAGCAGCAACTTTACAgtttctttactcatttttaaatgttcttgaaATTGATgagtggatttatttttaaacacttgaCCCATGCCTGTACACAATGACAGAATCCAATAAAAAGGACTTTGAGTTTCATTAAGGCTTTCATGGATCCTTATTTTATCCAAGGTATGTTTGCTTACGTACATACACGACCCTAGATTTTCATCCAGTGTGTTAAGACTGACCTAATTACGCTGAACATTACTCTCTGAAATTGTGAATAAAAAGTTTCCTAATGCAATTTTCACGGTTGATGCTTTGACAACTTGGAGCACAAAGCTAGGAACTACATTTCACTTAACAGTgttgcgttaaaaaaaaaaaaacaaacaaaaaacaaaaaacaccactaATAATTATACATCCAAACTACAGTATTAAACACAGAATACACCTCCAAATTTTGCTTGTGAACTAAACGTTTCACCCGAGTTCagaaaaagtttacaaaattgcttatttataaaatacattttgtagaTTTCTCTAATCctttaaactaaaaaaaccaaaacaccccagcaagggggtggggagggaattaATCCTAAAGGAAAAGATTCTCTTCCGTTCATGtcaccaaaaacagaaaaaatttacacagaaaattgaaaatatcatgATAGTGTTTACAAATGCACACAACTTTAAGCAAAGCTTTACAAATCCTTCATACTATACaaagcaaatgagaaagaaattcatttttaccCCAAACCTAGTTATAAGAAAATTTGCAGGAAGAGAGGTATGAATAATTTCACAGAGcatattttcaagaattttttaaaactcaaactcCAATGCCCAGAACAAGATGAACAGTATGTTTAGCAGTTAGCACTATATTAATAAGTCTCAGATACACAAAAATCAAGTTCCAGAGGGCAAAGCATTTAATTACATTTCACAACGAGAAGCACTGTTGTGACTCAACCAAATATGAAACACAGTTCTCTCCAATTTCTACACAAAccactattttcttaatttatttaatttgatgaACAATGAAATCAAGTTTTCCTTTTCAGCATTTATCTGAGATGTAGAAATAACAAAGTAGTTGCAATaaagtatatgaaatatttaataagattGTACGAACATATAACCAAAATAAACtgtggaaaaaagataaaaggctTTCTTCAAACAAcccatttttctaaaatgaaaatagtcaGCTCTCCAATGGGGAAAATAAACTGCAGTTGAAATAAGACTCCCAAGCAGCGCTGAAGTTTTCTGCACTTGGTCTTTGGAATGAGAAATGATTACTTAATAGAAAACTTAAATTGAACAGCATATATAAACATCATATTGCTTTTTTAGTTGAGGAGGCAATATCTAGTGATCTGTCAAAGCGAATATGCATTCATGAATTGTCAAAAGACCCACAACACAGCCATGTCTTCTTTGAAAGTCTAAATAATCCTCTCCCTAAACAAAAAATCCTGTACTGTCAATCCTCTAAGATTGTAGTGATGAAAAGTCTCTCCAAATCTTATCACACAAATGAAACTGTTACCACTCTTAACTCTAAATTATACGAGACTCTGTATTTCAGTGTTCCACTGACTTGCAACACCAAAaaggcactatttttttttttttaacaggaaatacttcttttaaaaggCTGACCCCTTTGTAAGTACATTGATTTGCAAGAAATGTTGGGAATGTTTCAAACCAAGACAGAGGCCCAAGTAagacaaaatttgtttttcatgataTCTCACCAATCTCCCATTCCACATGTTTATAATATAATGTGACACATCTTTAGAGCATTTTAACTAAGAAGGAAAGTAACCATAAGTAGAGCCTTTTGTATCAGTGAGCAGGATGTTGTAAGGCAAATGTTTTCATGACAAGGACACTTACCAACCAGAACCCATGTGGTCCTCCTGCCTTAGTGTCCTGAATGCCAAAGAAAAGAGTATGAAAGGGCAAAGAGTCTCAAttctctcccctctggcagctgCACTTGTACTCTGCACTTGTACTCCTTAtgaagaatttttataaataggCTCCTGATCAAACAACTAGACCAAAAAGCCCCCAAAGTAACAGGATTAAATGCACATCTATGGAACCACTTATGGATCTTTTATTCTATAACACTATTGCTAACAAAGCTAACAATTTcaacttcagttaaaaaaaaaaacaaaactagatatAATAATGCTCTTTCTTATAAATGGACCCTCTTTGTTTAGTTACAGGCCAAAATTTCACACAAATTTGGGACAGAACAAAATTGCCAGAATATCAGTCCATCATGGAAAGGACTTCAAATCCAGCATCTTAAGCAATGATTATTACAAGTGGTTTCGGGTTTTTGATGCCATCCAAACAACATGAACAATTTTTAAACTGACTAAACTAAAACGTGGCGGTCAAACCAAAAAGGCTCTGGTAGGTAGAGgactccatattttatttttgtggcaaAAGTACTTATTTCACACAGTTTTAAGTGTGACATTAGAAATCAAAGTTCAAGGTTATAGCACAAACCAAGTGTggaattttatattaaaacaacaacaacagaacagtTCTGCTCATTTACAAATGAGTCAATTAGGCAAACAAAAAAGCAGCAACTTCAGAAGCAGGACTGTCTATACAGCAAGAACCCTCAAGAAGCAATAAAGGTACATACAGTGAATCTGTATACAgagattttattcaattttaaaagaaaatgaggactTTAGACAAAGCTTTGACCCTATAACAAAGCAAATCTGTCCAGCTTTAAACCAAATTCCAAGAGTAGCCAACTTCTATTTTTCAGCAGCTGGCAAGAGCACCCTTAATGAGCTCTAttgacatttctattttcttcatctcatatgatataaaacaaaaccaatctAGAGACTCCTTGATAAGCTTTATATGGTCATTTGTGTTTTACAAATGGTTTCTCTAATGGTATGCCAAAATCATTTTTGTGTTCTCTCCAGATAGCTTTACTGTAACATACAGCAATATTTATACTGGTAGTGAATCTTCTGTAAACAGTCAACCAATGCTCTATGTTATAGAAACCAATCTATATGCAATTGAAACAATCCACAGGTTCTAACCTGGAAATACTAGGAAAACAATCTGGATGCATTAATCACAGCACTATGAAGATCTACCCTATAAAGAATTGATGTGAACAGCTACCCTAAGACAAGTTTTACTTTCCTTGAGCCTATAGGTCTGTCATTTAAGTCAATGACAGCGGCTGTGGCTTCATCCCGAGATTCAAAGGCCACCATGGCTTCGCCTGTGGGCATacctttttcattgtattttaaacACACTGAGCCTGGGATCACTTGATAGCcataaaagaaatctaaaatctCATCAATAGACACAGTAAAGGGCATATTCTGCACTTTAATTACTGTTGGTCCTGGTTTTCCAGAACTAGATCCAAAGCCAGGGGGTCCACCAATGTGAATtgggccaggcccaggcccagggccaGGCCCAAAGGCTGGCGGCCCACTCAAATGCCCAGGTGCACTTCCAAGACCAGGAGGGCCACTTCCAAAACCTGGGGGGCCACCTAAACTACCAGGGCCATTTCCAAAATTCTGAGGGCCTCCTGCAAATCCTGGCCCACTTAAATTATTTGGTCCACCTCCAAAACCTGGAACATCCAGTCCTAGACCAGGCAAACCACTATTTCCAACTGAAGGCATACCAGGCCTAGCATCACCAAAGGCCCCTCCTAATCCTGGAGGAGGGAGTGGTGGCCCAAAGGCATTCGACCCGCCAAAATTACCAGGAAAGTTAAATGGAGGCCCATTGTTGGCCTCCTTAGATCCTACAGTCAGGAAGGCATGTTCTTCACCTCCTGCACCAGGCATTCCTCCACCGGGCATTCCCGCACCAGGCATTCCGGCACCGGGCATTCCGGCACCAGGCATTCCAGCACCGGGCATTCCTGTACCAGGCATTCCCGCACCGGGCATTCCTGTACCGGGCATTCCTGTACTGGGCATTCCCGCATTGGGCATTCCCGCATTGGGCATTCCCACACTGGGCACTCCTGGAACTGCAGGATTACCTGGCACAGGTATCTTTAACCCTTTTTTTCCTTGGGCAGGGggatttttctcaatttctctcatATCTTCTAGAGTAACTACATGAACAAAAGCTTCTCTCCCGTTAAGTTTTTTACGGTGTAAGCGTTCAGACTTACGTgcatcatcttcatttttaaactgAACCAATGCCTGTCCTAGACCTTGCCCATTGTTATCAACAAGAACATGTACAGCATTTTCATCCACTGGGATTCCTTCTAGGAACTGAAGAACATCCATCTTGGTAATGCTGAATGGAATATTTGTTATGTGAGCACAGACTTTGGCAGAGCTGACATCCCCCTCCGGATTTAACATCATTTCCCTCTGGTCATAGCTGAAGTTCTGCAGTCTTTTACGAATCATATCTATCTTTTCTAGCATACCTTTCTTAGTAATTGGATGAACTTGAATAAAGCGATTGCCCATGTATTGTTTATGACGACACAGAGCAGCCTTATAGTCAGCCTCATTTCTGAATTCTACGAAGCCTTCACCAGTTGCTTTCCCATTGGGTCCATAAGCGATATAAATACTATCTTCCACAAtatccaactttttaaaaaaatcaatgacatgtttgttttctgcttcaaATGGTAGCCCTTTCAAGTAAACACAAAAACCAGCCTCATGTGGTGATCTTGACCTCGACCTTTTCTGCCCACTGGGCGATTTTGACCTGGGAAGTGtctgaggtgggggatgggtttgTCCAGAAGGTCCTATACTTTGCTTAAAAGTGATATGGCCTCCAGCAGCTACCCACTGTCTCTCTGTGGCAGGACTAACTTCCACATAGCGTTGAATCATCagcattctgtttcttttcaaagcTTCAAATGTATCTTGAGGGGAGAGAAATTTAACCAATCCGTTCCCATTATTTCGACCTACATGATCTTTCAACAAATGCACTGCATCAACACGGAGCCCATGGAAAAAATCTCTGACATCATTTTCCATTGCAGAAAAGGGCATACCATGTACACTGACATACAGATCATCGGGGTTGATGGGAAGTGGTTTCACACTGCTTTGAGAGTTCATCTGGATAGGGTTAACAGGATTCAATGGACCCAGAAACACAGGGTTCAGGTTATTGTTCAGATTCATAGGTGCTCCAGAGCCATTCATTCCAGCAGGTAGAGGGGCCACAGGTGGCGGGTTCAAGGGTGGCATGCCTGACATGGGTGGCAGTGGGGTCATGGGTGGCACAGAAGGGACTGGGGGGATTGGGGGCACAGGAGGCACAGGAGGCAATGTAGGTACCGGAGGAGGAACTGGTATTGGGGGAATGGACGGCATTGGTGGCAAAGATGGCATCGCTGGGATTGGAGGAATTGGTGGTGGTGGGACTGTGTTCATTGGAGACGCTGTGCTTGGAATGGTTGAGCTAAACGTTGGGCTCCCAAAAGAAGCCCCCATATTTGGAGGAGCCGTTCCTATGCTGGCTGTGGAAAATGTCTGTATGTTTTTGTTGCTTTCATGAACCGATGTAGCGGCAGTAACTACACTGGGTGAAGGATTATTAAAGTTAGGTACTGTTGTAGGCAAGTTTACCCTGCCACCCATTCCTGAGCTAGGTGGCGGTCCTGATCTACTAGCATTTGCTGGTGGTATATCTAAGTTGGCAGTTTCAAAACGCCTACGACTCAGTTCAATCATATTCTGCATTTCCGTTTTACTACTCAACAAAAGTGTTACTTTTGACCCTTTAATTGTACCACCTGTGCGCATCATACCAAGCCTTGCATCTTCATCAGTGGCAAAAACGATGAAAGCCTCACCCAGTTCACCCCCTACAATATGCACGCCCCCATCAGGGATGGTCAATCCAGAGAAGAAGTGGCGAATGTCCATGGTCCCCGCCACAATTGGGAGACCTTGCAAACGGATGACCACAGCCATGCTGCGCTGAAACCACACACACCTGCAGATGAGAAAAGGCAACGGCCAGGTCAGACTCCTGTTCATCACACCAAGTTTTTAGCTACAAGAATGACCAGCTACCTTATTAGGCCCTCAAACTATCTCAAGCAAtgtagggtttgttttttttttaatttgaatattctaAAAACTGAATATTATGTGCTATTTACAATGTAAAACCTAGACAATTTCAACTTCCAAAAGGCATTAATTCTGTAAACAGAAGTTCAGTCCTATGACTCAAAAGTTtcaggaaaggggcgcctgggtggcacagtcggttaagcggccgacttcagccaggtcacgatcttgcctctgtgagttcgagccccgcgtcgggctctgtgctgacagctcggagcctggagcctgtttccaattctgtgtctccctctctctctgcccctcccccgttcatgctctgtgtctctctgtcccaaaaataaaaaacattgaaaaaaaaaattaaaaaaaaaaaaaaaaaaaaaaaagtttcaggaaaaaaaaccacCATAATGAAAGTAAAATCACCAATTATATCACTCAGACCACTAATTATTCAGtaagatttaaaagaaatgcGTAAGTCAGATCAGGACACAAAGTTTAACAGTCTGCAGGGGGAAAGCATGCAAAGGATGTAtcaaagttaatatttaaaagtgaCTTAGCATTTTCCTTTATAAACTTGACAACTTTGTAGAATTATCAGTGTCATTTTATATGACTCAATctcaaaatgcaaaagagaaacagaaaactgaaTACTAATGAATTACAAATAATTAACACTAAAGTAGATTCAAGTCTCAAATGAGAACTGATTCcatatttcatcctaaaactcTTCA from Neofelis nebulosa isolate mNeoNeb1 chromosome 9, mNeoNeb1.pri, whole genome shotgun sequence includes these protein-coding regions:
- the LOC131485693 gene encoding RNA-binding protein 12 isoform X1, producing the protein MAVVIRLQGLPIVAGTMDIRHFFSGLTIPDGGVHIVGGELGEAFIVFATDEDARLGMMRTGGTIKGSKVTLLLSSKTEMQNMIELSRRRFETANLDIPPANASRSGPPPSSGMGGRVNLPTTVPNFNNPSPSVVTAATSVHESNKNIQTFSTASIGTAPPNMGASFGSPTFSSTIPSTASPMNTVPPPPIPPIPAMPSLPPMPSIPPIPVPPPVPTLPPVPPVPPIPPVPSVPPMTPLPPMSGMPPLNPPPVAPLPAGMNGSGAPMNLNNNLNPVFLGPLNPVNPIQMNSQSSVKPLPINPDDLYVSVHGMPFSAMENDVRDFFHGLRVDAVHLLKDHVGRNNGNGLVKFLSPQDTFEALKRNRMLMIQRYVEVSPATERQWVAAGGHITFKQSIGPSGQTHPPPQTLPRSKSPSGQKRSRSRSPHEAGFCVYLKGLPFEAENKHVIDFFKKLDIVEDSIYIAYGPNGKATGEGFVEFRNEADYKAALCRHKQYMGNRFIQVHPITKKGMLEKIDMIRKRLQNFSYDQREMMLNPEGDVSSAKVCAHITNIPFSITKMDVLQFLEGIPVDENAVHVLVDNNGQGLGQALVQFKNEDDARKSERLHRKKLNGREAFVHVVTLEDMREIEKNPPAQGKKGLKIPVPGNPAVPGVPSVGMPNAGMPNAGMPSTGMPGTGMPGAGMPGTGMPGAGMPGAGMPGAGMPGAGMPGGGMPGAGGEEHAFLTVGSKEANNGPPFNFPGNFGGSNAFGPPLPPPGLGGAFGDARPGMPSVGNSGLPGLGLDVPGFGGGPNNLSGPGFAGGPQNFGNGPGSLGGPPGFGSGPPGLGSAPGHLSGPPAFGPGPGPGPGPIHIGGPPGFGSSSGKPGPTVIKVQNMPFTVSIDEILDFFYGYQVIPGSVCLKYNEKGMPTGEAMVAFESRDEATAAVIDLNDRPIGSRKVKLVLG
- the LOC131485693 gene encoding RNA-binding protein 12 isoform X4, giving the protein MAVVIRLQGLPIVAGTMDIRHFFSGLTIPDGGVHIVGGELGEAFIVFATDEDARLGMMRTGGTIKGSKVTLLLSSKTEMQNMIELSRRRFETANLDIPPANASRSGPPPSSGMGGRVNLPTTVPNFNNPSPSVVTAATSVHESNKNIQTFSTASIGTAPPNMGASFGSPTFSSTIPSTASPMNTVPPPPIPPIPAMPSLPPMPSIPPIPVPPPVPTLPPVPPVPPIPPVPSVPPMTPLPPMSGMPPLNPPPVAPLPAGMNGSGAPMNLNNNLNPVFLGPLNPVNPIQMNSQSSVKPLPINPDDLYVSVHGMPFSAMENDVRDFFHGLRVDAVHLLKDHVGRNNGNGLVKFLSPQDTFEALKRNRMLMIQRYVEVSPATERQWVAAGGHITFKQSIGPSGQTHPPPQTLPRSKSPSGQKRSRSRSPHEAGFCVYLKGLPFEAENKHVIDFFKKLDIVEDSIYIAYGPNGKATGEGFVEFRNEADYKAALCRHKQYMGNRFIQVHPITKKGMLEKIDMIRKRLQNFSYDQREMMLNPEGDVSSAKVCAHITNIPFSITKMDVLQFLEGIPVDENAVHVLVDNNGQGLGQALVQFKNEDDARKSERLHRKKLNGREAFVHVVTLEDMREIEKNPPAQGKKGLKIPVPGNPAVPGVPSVGMPNAGMPNAGMPSTGMPGTGMPGAGMPGTGMPGAGMPGAGMPGAGMPGAGMPGGGMPGAGGEEHAFLTVGSKEANNGPPFNFPGNFGGSNAFGPPLPPPGLGGAFGDARPGMPSVGNSGLPGLGLDVPGFGGGPNNLSGPGFAGGPQNFGNGPGSLGGPPGFGSGPPGLGSAPGHLSGPPAFGPGPGPGPGPIHIGGPPGFGSSSGKPGPTVIKVQNMPFTVSIDEILDFFYGYQVIPGSVCLKYNEKGMPTGEAMVAFESRDEATAAVIDLNDRPIGSRKVKLMAHCVTLVQLSISCDHLIDKDIGSKSDPLCVLLQDVGGGNWAELGRTERVRNCSSPEFSKTLQLEYHFETVQKLRFGIYDIDNKTPELGDDDFLGGAECSLGQIVSSQIITLPLMLKPGKPAGQGTITVSAQEMKDSRVVTMEVEARNLDKKDFLGKSDPFLEFFRQSDGKWHLVYRSEVIKNNLNPTWKRFSVPLQHFCGGDPSTPIQVRCSDYDSDGSHDLIGTFYTSLAQLQAVPANFECIHPEKQQKKKSYKNSGTVCVKICQVETQYSFLDYVMGGCQINFTVGIDFTGSNGDPSSPDSLHYLSPTGVNEYLTALWSVGSVIQDYDSDKLFPAFGFGAQVPPDWQVSHEFALNFNPNNPYCTGIQGIVDAYRQALPQVRLYGPTNFAPIINHVARFATQAAHQRTASQYFVLLLLTDGAVTDVEATREAVVRASHLPMSVIIVGVGGADFEAMEQLDADGGPLHTRSGEAAARDIVQFVPYRRFQNAPREALAQTVLAEVPIQLVSYFKAQGWAPFKPLPPPAKGPAQAAQT